The genome window TGTTGACAGACATGTAAGTAGTTGCTTTTATATTGTTTGAGATAATGCCTCCCTGGTCTTACTTCGAAACAGAACTTATTCGGCCTTTTGTACTTTTTGTGCTGTCAGGTCATTGAATAACAATAATTTGAGTGGAGAGATACCAGATGCCTTTCAATCGCTTTCTGGATTGATCAATCTGTAGGTCCCAgatttcaatttaattgttAACTTCCAGGTTCTTTTCGTAGTTGATTCATAGTTGGAGTATTGTTTCATCATAGGGATTTGTCCAACAACAAATTGAGTGGATCTCTGCCACCATCAATGGAAAATTTGTCTAGTCTAACTACCCTGTGAGTTCTCTTCCTTTCTGAATGGCAATTTTAACTGTATGAACAAAAAAGCTGATTGTCTCAGTTGGCAGACGTTTGCAGGCCAATCAGCTGTCTGGGACGCTAGATGTTCTACAAGATCTTCCCCTAAGAGATTTGTACTCTTCTCTACCATGCCATTTGCATCttttagaatgaaaaaaaaaaaaatcaaccatAATTCTTTTACATTTCAGGAACTTGTTCTGAATGGTTTTAGAAGATTCCGGGAGGAATCTTGGCTAACGTCTCAACTTTTTTCATTCTGTTCTGGACAGGAACATAGAAAATAATCTTTTCAATGGACCCATTCCTGAGAAGATGCTGAGCATCCCAAGCTTCAAGTGAGTCCTGTACTGTCATTACCTTTGAAGAGCTTGATctttagtttcaattttaagCAAGCACACATCATTAAGGTTTCATGGTGTTTGATGCTCATCCGATGCCATAGATGCTGTTATTAGATATGCTTGAAGCTTCTCTTAATATTGAGAAATACCAATAAGATCAATCATTTTGTCAAATTGGTTAAAATCTGGATATGGATTTAGGCACCTCGGGCAATTTTCCTTTtgacttttgaatttttttaaaatgttttaggtACGAGgtataatcaaatattaaagaaCTAGgcatatttatttcaaatatggcACTCATTCatatccaaataatataaatgcctccaaaatttttttatagcaTTCGAACTAAATATGATCTTCATTTTTGATGAATCTTCATCCACtttgtttttaaaatctttttcgAGTATACTGTTTGTATGCTTAATTTCTTTCTGTTGCGATTATGTTTGTTTACATTGAAATTCTCTTCACAGAAACGATGGAAATCCATTTAATTCCACTGTTGCTCCTTTGCCTGGTCCTACATCACCATTAGCACCACCGCATGCGCCACCACATTCTGTAGTTCCAGCTTCTGGTCAAACACCAACATCTGATCAAACACCAGGGAAACATGCTGATGGGCCTTCTGCATCGGAGGGATCTAATTCTAGTCAGAAAAAGAATTTCTTAACTACTAAAAGGGTGGTGTGGATATCAATTGCAAGTGTTTTGTTGTTTATAATATTAGCTTTAGCACTTCTGCTTTTTATGCCCAAGTGTAGCAGGGGAAGGGAAGAGGCTGGTGGGATTTTCAAACGGCATCAAGTAGGTGCATATAGAGGAAACAGAGAGAACATTGTTGGGGATGCGCCCTTAACCACCACAGCCAGTCAAACAGAGAAAGGTGAGTGACTTTGCTTTTACTCCAATTTCAGTTTAGATAATAGAttgtttgttgttgttatgaggTTTCAATCACTTAAgcaataatgtttttaaaacttCATGAACAGGCCCAAAAGATGCAGCTATGAGACCAGTTGGGGGTAATGAAACAGAGAGGGGAAGAATGGGGGATATTGCAAAGCTACCGAACAAGGAAGAGAGATATGTTGAAAGGATAGGCACGACGCCAAAGAGATTTGACCATGAGATAGACATGAGTGGCTACGATGTGATGTTGATGGAGCCCCCTCGTCCACCTCCTCCTCCGCCTCCGCCTCCCCCACCTCCGCCCCCTCCACCTCCTCCGGCACTTGCTGAGAAGGTCATTTTGAAACCCATTGTGCCTAATGAAGTAACTGCAGGGCCTTCTGCCAAAACACCAAAGCCATCTACATTTGCGAGGTCGTTCACCATTGCAGCCcttcaacaatatacaaatagCTTTTCTCAAGAAAATCTTTTGGGGGGTGGCATGCTTGGAAGTGTCTATAGGGCAGAACTTCCGGATGGAAAGGTATAATTGTTAGTTCTAGATAGATTTGATTTCATTAGAATCAGGGTCCCTTTgctttaattgtttttctctgAGTGCCTGTGTCATTGCATCATAGGCTtgctaagaaaaaaaagagaaagaaatgctAAGCCAAATAGACCTTTTGAATTAGCTGAGCTGGTAACTACATATCTTAGCAATCATAACCTACTGCTTGTCAGTTCTAGAATTTATAATTCCAACTTTCCTCCCTCCCTCCTTCCTTTGCTTCGCCCCTTATATGCATCTGTATACATTCACTTGGGCATGGTGCCATGGCATAAAGTAGACGTTGTAGATGTTATATATGTATTGTGTAGCGTCAGACTGATGCATGATCTTGTTGGATGCATTTGTAGTTACTTGCAGTCAAGAAACTGGAGAAGAGAGTTGCAAGCCAGCAGAAGGATGATGAATTTATTGAACTGGTGGAAAATATTGATCGTATCCAGCATGTAAATGTTGTCAGGCTAATGGGTTATTGTGCAGAGCATGGTCAAAAGCTTTTGATCTATGAGTATTGCAGCAATGGATCGCTGCAGGATGCGCTGCACTCTGATGATGAGTTTAAAAAGCTGCTTTCATGGAATACCCGTATCCGGATGGCTCTTGGAGCTGCTAGAGCCTTAGAGTAAGTCATCTGGCATTGTTTCTTCTCTATTCTAGTAGTTTCAGCTTGAGACTTTCAATTGGTTGCTTCTTGGTTGGAATCTTTGTTTAAGTAGATCAGGTGTAATCAGTTACATTATACAAATGCTTGAGCATGATGAGGAGTTAtgttatgaaattgaatctggTTAGAGCTCACTGCTTTTGTTTATAAAGACTAAAGTGTAAAACAGTAAATCTAAATTAATGGGTGTAAACTAAAGATAACTATGAACAGGTCAAAAGGAAGCAGTGAAAAACTGCAGATGGTAGGTTTTGTGATGAATCTCCTCTTCTTTACTGCAAAAGGCCTTTCTGCTCCAAGTTGCTTTTTGCTGGACTGGAAAAATTGTATTTCTAGCTACTTGCAGTCTAGAAACTGGAGAAGAATAAAAGATGCACGTGCATTTCTTAGATCTACAGATTGACATAACTAAACAGATATAGATTCATGGTTTCTTCCCCCTCAAGATACCGAGACACAAACACACttcttttttattactattatgtttttttttagggGGGGGGGGAGAGGAGGTGgtgttaattttctttaatcatttCCCTAACTTTTTTGCGTTGAAATGCACACCATTTCAGTCCTGATTTTCTTGTTTTATCTGAAAAGGTACATGCATGAGGCTTGCCAGCCACCTGTAATTCACAGAAATTTCCAGTCTGCCAATGTTCTCCTTGATGATGATCTCGATGTGCGTGTCTCTGATTGTGGTTTGGCTCCATTAATAGCATCAGGTTCTGTAAGTCAGGTAGGTTTAAAGCTTGTCATCatctttttattcctttttaaagCTTCTCTAcggttttcatatttttattaagacTGTTTGCACAAGTTAGTGTCTTACAATTAATCAGTTtaacgaaaagaaaaagaaaagttggtaaagatgaaaattttctagGAAGCATAAGTTTTGGGTAAACTAATTTATGTGACTCGTAGTATCACTAAACAGAATAGTGAATGTGTAACATCAATTCCtcttctttatttcttcatAAACAAATCATATACCCTTGTTACCTTTTGgtgtagagagaaaatttggAGGTTGCAATTGTCTGGTGCCGCTATGATACCAGCACCAAGAAGAGGTATTCTGGCCTTTTCTGGTATGATAAATTATTCAGAGGAAGTCCTAGATATTTCTATATCTGGGAGAGGAAACTGACCTGTTCACTCACCTACTAGTATAAGCATAAAAAAAGAGTGGCTGACCTTTCCACTCTTATTTGTTTGCCTAAAGCTTGTTTAAGCAGCGGCAACAGTGATCTACCCCAAGCtaattttttttgggaaatttgTACAAATGCCATTGGTATCCTATAAGCTTTGTTGTTGATGTAGCATAAACTGATAGTGTTAGCATTATCACTGATGCAGTAATAAGTAGGTCACTTAAGGGCataattatatttctttcttctttttttcctttgtgGGCTAGGAAAAGTAATGCGATCAACCATGTAGGGAAGATATTCTATACATTTCTGTTTTTTTGGCTTGATCtttggaaaatattgaaattaaatccTTATTGCTGATTTTCGTACTCTTCCATTGTAAGATCATTTTGTTGGGGGCAGCTACATAACTCTTTTATGGTAATTTTGCTGGCAATTCTAAATTGTTCCACTTTCAGTTGTCAGGACAACTACAATCAATTTATGGTTATGGAGCGCCAGAATTTGAGTCTGGAATTTATACTTCTCAGAGTGATGTTTACAGTTTTGGGGTGTTTATGTTGGAACTCTTAACTGGCAGGAAATCTCATGACAGGTAAATGGTGAACCTTATTACAGTTAGATAGTTATGTGTCCACTTCAATGATCTGATTAACTTTGTCGAAAATGTTATTCAGGACAAGGAGTAGAGGAGAACAATTTCTAGTGAGATGGGCAATCCCACAGCTCCATGATATTGAAGCATTATCTAGGATGGTTGACCCTTCTCTCAATGGAGAATATCCTGCTAAAGCGTTGTCACGGTTTGCTGATATCATTTCTCGGTGTGTCCAGGTGAGAATTGCCTTGTTAATATGCTATTATACTTGTGTGCATATACGAATACTTATGACTATATGCTATATAAGCATATGTATTTAGGAATGTGTCTCCCTTCCCCCATACTATGAGTAGAATTTCTAATTTCTCGTCTAACcgcaaattcaatttcaatttgcaGTCTGAACCAGAATTCAGGCCACCAATGTCTGAAGTGGTTCAAGACCTATTGGACATCATACGCAGGGAGCGTCCGAGTAATGAATCAATTGGAGACTGACTTGTGTTAGGCAATACACCTGATGAATTAGTTTAGGATCCGAAGTCACAGGGATTTGATCCATCAGATGTTGTGAAAACACATCCATTGTAAAGAGGCAGCAGCGCGAAATTTTACATCTGAAGCTCTTGCACAAGGTTTGGCGGTCATTCAGTAAGAACCTCACCGCTGTGACTAGGAACAGTCTGAATTTTCAGGTCTGTTAATTTGTGATCATTCTGTTGTTCATTAAATCATGTAACAAAGTCTTGGCTATGGCATAAATATGCTAACCATTTGTTTCATGATaactattattttgttactaATGATTCATTATGATTATGTTcccatttcatttgtttttcttcctttGAATGGATCATTGATGTGTACAACATATGAACATATATTCCTGAATAGAttgtgtgtttttttatttgaaacataGATATTCAGAACCTTTGCTTTTATAAGATGGAAGGGAGGGGAAAACTGAAACTaaatgatttgataaattacaaattttattaaacaaaattataatcttAAGCTATTTTATaacaactaataaaataataaataacaaaaatgaggataaatattaaactaataaaaatttatctcCGCAGGTAAAAGACCAAGAGATCCTAATCAATTTATCAGTGCTATCTACGAATCTCTCTTGCGGCAAATAAAGCTTGATTTGGTTGGGCTCTGTTTGCCTGCATGGTCATTCAACTCTGTCAATGGAGCTTTCTGTGATTCTAAATCTTCAAGGGCACTTTCTGATCAACAGCAgagataaaaaaatgtataatggAAGTTGTTTGATCAAATACATTCGCAACTTCACGAACTTTGAACTAGTTTAGAAAATTGACTCAACGCTGTTTTGTTCTCACCATTTTATACACACAAAACTGTTACCTGCAAGATATATCCGTATCAACCACATCGATATAAGAACTCATGTTACCGGTAGTCTCAACCCAGCTGGTGCCCCTAATCTTCTTCACTCCTCTGTCTTCCATTAGCTGCCTAACCTTTAGAGCATCATTCCACCGTCCAATTGCTCTGTATACATTAGCTAGGAGAACATAGTTCATATGATGGTTAGGTTCCAGTTCAATCATTTTCTTAGCAATACGCTCAGCATTACTGGAACTTGTACTGGTTGTGCAAGCCCCAAGAAGTACGGCCCAAAGGGATGAATCATCTCTAAACTCTGCACTCTCTATCAAGTTTTCAGCTTCTTCCAGTAACCCAGCACGGCCTAAGAGGTTAACCATACAGTTGTAATGTTCAATTCCAGGTTTAATCCCATATTCCCTGgtcattaagttaaaatattttcgGCCTTGATGCACCAAGCCAGAATGACTGCAAGCAAAAAGAACtccaataaaactaatataatcAGGCTTAATGCCTTCCTTGATCATCTCATAAAATATACTTAGAGATTCCCCACCTCTTCCATTCTGAGCAAACCCATAAATCATCGAGTTCCATGTTATCAGATTTCTATTGGACATCTGCACGAAGATGCGATGTGCAAAATCGATACAGCCACATTTTGCATAAAGATCAACTAAGGCTGACTCTACGATAACATCTCTCCAACCACCCCGTCTCACATACTGGCAGTGAACTTCTTTCCCTAGTCTTACAGCGGCTAAACCTGCACATGCACGGAGTATAGTTCCGAAACAATAGAGATCGGATACATCCATTTCCCTGAATATTCTAATAACAGATTCGTAGTCTTTATTCTGACAGTAAACACCAAGCAATGCAGACCAAGAAACCGAATTCCTTTTCGACATCCTATCAAAAATACGCTGAGACTCATCAATCAACCCACACTTTCCATACATGTCAAGAAGACTGCTCTCGACCACCACATTTCCACAAAGTCCACAGGTAATGACCTTAGCATGCACTTGCTTCCCTTGCCTCAACCTCCCTAAATTCCCACAAGCTGTCAATACTGTTCCAAATGTAAATCCATCAGGGATCAACCCATGATTCCTTTGcatcaaataaaagaaatgcaATGCTTCCTTATACAAATCATTCCTCGTGAGAGAAGAAATAATAGAAGTCCAACAAATAGCATCCGGCTCAGGCAATTCATCGAACAACTGACACGCTTCTTTCAACTGCCAAATCCTCCcataaaaatcaatcaaccCGCACAGAATTACACTATTCGAATCAAAACCACGTTTCGTAATCACCCCGTGCAAGCACCATCCCAGCCTCAACTTCCCAAGAACGGAACACACCTTGATTATAGCAGATAAGGTGAAGGCATTTGGCTCAACTCCCAAACCCAGCATTTCCGAAAACATTTCAAGGGAACACTCAGGTTTACCCGCTTTAATATACCCCGAAACCATTGAAGTCCACGATATGACATCTTTCACAAACAACCCATCAAAAACTCTCCGAGTTTCTCTAAAATCAGGACCCAACTTAAAATACAGAGCAAGTAAACTATTACCTACAAAACGATCCGTGTCGAGGCCAGATTTAATGACGTGTGCATGGAATTGAACCCCAAGAGGAAAAGCTTGAACATTTGTGCAAGTTTGCAAGAGGGAAGCGTACAGAAATCGTTTATTGGAAGAGGAGGTTAGGGTAGGAACATGTAGGGTGTTAAGGAGGTGGATGGCAGGGACAAGTTGAGCTGACCTGCAGAAATGGAGGATTTGGAAATATTTGTCTGATGGGTGTTTGACGGAGTTGTTGGGGTTAAAAGAAGCCAAAGAGCAGCAATGGCGTTTAACGAAGAAGAGCTTCATCAAACTgatttatgaatgaaatgtggTTCCCTTATGCTGCTAGCTTCAAATGTACTCTGAATTGATTTTTCTGTTTCAATCAAGGCATCCTCTGCaataaagatattaaaaatGTATCGATACTTTCTGAAATAACTTACAAATTTATTTGAAGGGTTAATGACAAATTTTgcacatattttatcaaaataatcctAACTGTATTTTGAGCTTTATTTTAtcatcaaattttgttatttttctcaaattgttTTTGTAAGAGATTTGATGAACGTATCGGATGATGGATGATGTGAAATATTTCTgatgagatataatttattattaaggtagctcaataaaataattatacgtGGAgaataataaatgtaattattaagATGCAtgaaaataactcttaatttaaagaaaacaaacgtgattatttaaaaaagtttcaaaatgaatgCATACATTTGTTTACTAAGGGtttcaaaagataattaataaattaaactgaAAATACTGAATATGTGCatttattttgacatatttatttagataattacgtttattttctttatattaagagttatttttaacttcatgaattatttattttattattttcacatgtaattattttattaggttatctaagtaataaattacatctcattaaaaatatttcacatatgaaATTTCAATACTTTCACCATATTggttaaaaaaattcagaaaaaatattaatagcaaaaaaaactcaaaaatacaattaggactattttgataaaacatgtaaatatttttattttaacaattttaacgTTTTCATTCTTAACAAGCATTATGAACAAACACGTATtgtaattaatcatttattttcaataaaatatttagttaaaattaatgtataagtaaaccaaaatttaattaaaataaataaaatacataaattttaatttaaaaaccatCATAAACAAATATCAAATTGTATCCATAGGTATGAATTgatacataatttaaattgcTTCGCcttcatcattttatattttcaaaattaaattcaagagtaaaataaaaagaatgtaattaataaatttaaagtgtatgtaatagaaatatattaacatatattttattttattttattaaaaaattagatggACGAATGAGGTGAAGGAAAATGATATGGCCTCAACCTAATCGCTCCACTTCCTTCCTCACACCTATTTATTGCGACCCACCTCTCCCCATATTTTCCTTCTCTATACGTGTACGGTCAACATTCAGATGCCGCACACGTGTCTTAAATCTAAAGGGGTACTTAAACATCGAGCAACTATTTCCCTCGATGTAATGGTCAGAATCAGACACCCAAAGTTGCTCGGCTTTTAACACCCCCgcctatatatatatctgcCCCCTCAGACTCGCCAATACAAATAATTGTCCTCTCTCTCCTTCCTTTTTTAAAAGCTAAGTGCTGTATATAACTGTTTAAGGGTACTGAGTGGTTCAACTCGGAGGTTCACAGCCTTGGGCTAGTCaagttgaaaaagaagaagaaaaatcatGGTATGTTTCTGTTTTCTGGTTGATCAGACAAAGAAAGTGAGCAAAAGTAAGCCGGCGGCAGGGTTTTGCTCGAGGTGTGGCGGAGGGGCAAGTGTAGCTGATATGAAAACGTGTACAAGGTTTTGCTACGTGCCGTTTTACTGGAAATCGTGGAAGGCAATTATATGCACTTTTTGTGGAGCCATTCTTCGATCTTACCGTTGAATTCATGGAATACTTGTGTTTTCTGCAACTTttgtttttactatttttgcAAGGTCTAAGTTGGAGATGAACTTCATTCTTTCATAATTAGATCAAAGGAGAGCGGTGTCCTCCTCCTTTATCATCCGCAGTTAACAAAGCTTTTATCTATATAAACATAGCACTAGCAATATATTAAAACAGATTGATCTGAGATCTGATGGATGAGCTTATGAGTCATCGTTTCCAATGATTGGCTGAAAAGGACTTTATTGTTACAGATTTGTACTTTGAACTGTAAATGTAAGTAAAAGGTTTTCTTTTGCCCTATTAGCTACTGTTCTAAAATCGCGTTTCATAAATGTTTCGTTTACGTCAAAAAGGTGGGCAGTTAGTGGGTATAAGCTGTGTGCATTTTATGTAGAAACGTATGAATTATGAAACATAAACTAGTAATCTATTTTCTACAAATTTGCAAAgataattaatgatttaatttgttgggaaaaaaaacatatagaaCGTTTATTAAGTGAGAGGTGAAGAATTTGTGACATCGCTGCGGACCATGTACGTATGATATGGACTGTTGTGGTTAGGTATTGTCCCTAAACCTGTATGACTATGTTCTTGCCTTTTGTACATAggaaggatatttggctataaaCAAATATGCAATACAACTAGCTAGGGTCGCTAAAACGTAAGGTTTCGATCACAGGAAAAGGCAAGTTGATTAAGTGGATGGACAACCGACCATGATGCCCTTCCATGTTGGGAACTGAACTGATGAAAGGCATAATGGTTAAGTCTCATTGGCTAAGCATTTGGTAGAATATAATTTCACAGGTCAAAAAACCATTAAATAGAAAGGCAAAGGTGCATGAATGTATAGCTGTTGGTTAGGAAGTTAAGTCACACACCACAGAAGCTAGCTCACACTTTTCTATCTATGTAAACAAAAATTGTACTTGGGGTTAAAGAGTTGAAGACATTAATATCACAGGGGTGTTGCACAGAATTAAATAAGGTGCATATGGAAAGAAACACAATGGTATAAAGGGCGTTTTCGATCGCTTTCCTTTTTCTTGCTGGGAATGACCTTTTTGCTGTTTGGCTTTGTTAATATACACGACAAACTAGCAGTCCATactaaattttgttaataatttacagCTTTCAACATTTTATGGTCCCCCGGCTTAATAAGGTTACTTCTCCTCTGATTTTACCATCCCTCACAAATGCTATTTAAAGGTTGTTCAGAtgcgatttttaataaaataagtaatatttgatgcataatgattagttaataataagatagtattgttaaaaaaaactgaaaataaatattattaattttatttaacctaattaaatattaaatattattattttatttttcttttggatttaagattttgattttcaaatgtttttgaatttattttttaataattgtaatttatatttatttttaaaataacattatttatatttatttttaaatccttaTTTTACGGTAATGATAAACACTAAATGATTTGTTTGGATTCTTGGATGAAGATAGTATAATGAATAAAGAAGGAAGCAATGATTCTAATAGAACATCCGAAGATTGCACTCTCAAGATGTTGGTGATGAGTTTCCTAATTGCTTCATTCTATTAGAATCATTGCAATGAATAAAGAAGGAAGCAATGATGCAAAATGACCATATTTGAATTTGGAATCAAGCCCAATCAGTGAATGCATTTTTCAACAATTGATTCATTGTTCCACTTTTATCAGAATCATgccaaattgaaaaggtttaGCATAGTGAAGAGTTTGGTGTATAAAAAGGGTGGTGAAGTCCCCAAATATGCCCTCTTATCTTGtgataaatatgataaatctcGTCGTAATAGGAGTAGCAGAGAAATAGTTGTTTTGCAAAAGTCAATATTGTATTAGATGATGATGGGTAACTAGAGTACTCACAAACCATTGTCATGAACTTTTTCTTCACatgtttaggcttatgtttgCACATAGGCATGTGTTGAGtcaattaaagaaaaactttGAGGCAGATGATATGGAAAACATTCAAATTGTTAGGAACATTAATGGTCAAAGTTCAATAAAGCTGttcaaatgaaatgcaatgttTAGCTGAGGATTGTAGAAGTTAATTTTATTCATGCTAGCCTATCCTCCTTAGGTGTGCTTTGGTTTAACACAAAAATGTTGGGACATTTGGGTAGTTGTTCGTAATGTGGGTATCTACCATGGGAGACATTCATCATTATTGCATTTTGACAAACTCATGTAGATGTAGAATCCACCAAAAATAAAACTCCTACgcctaaaacaaaatttaaatttggcaGTTAGGAAAGTAGAGTCGATCCTACATGATTGGTCTAACTAGTTTTGAGATTCCTTACAACTAGAGCATCTTATGGGTAATTCCATGCCTGTGACTTCTGCAATATTGCGTAAAACAAGAAAGAGGAAGTTTAAAGTatacgaaaataaataaataaaattgaaacaccACTAAAACAAAAGGTAAAgagcaaatttgaaaataaagtagaataaaccaatttaataaaaactccAGGCTCGGGTACGGTGTCAGTTTCAATTTCGAAATTGATTATAGATTATGAATGtcttttttaatatatgataaatcgATTAAAGTGATCGAGGAACAACTTCAAACCACTAATCATTTCCTACTTGTAAATTAATTGCAGAAGTAGCCTAACAATTAACCCTTGTCAAATAAACAACCTTAAGAGCAGCTcctataatttaattctttgatAGCCTTGCGAATGAGAGGAACA of Gossypium raimondii isolate GPD5lz chromosome 3, ASM2569854v1, whole genome shotgun sequence contains these proteins:
- the LOC105794898 gene encoding protein STRUBBELIG-RECEPTOR FAMILY 3 isoform X2, encoding MARRTIVLNGANLGGQLGDNLGMFASIKAIDLSNNQIGGNIPSNLPVTMQNFFLSANQFSGSIPDSLSSLTMLTDMSLNNNNLSGEIPDAFQSLSGLINLDLSNNKLSGSLPPSMENLSSLTTLRLQANQLSGTLDVLQDLPLRDLNIENNLFNGPIPEKMLSIPSFKNDGNPFNSTVAPLPGPTSPLAPPHAPPHSVVPASGQTPTSDQTPGKHADGPSASEGSNSSQKKNFLTTKRVVWISIASVLLFIILALALLLFMPKCSRGREEAGGIFKRHQVGAYRGNRENIVGDAPLTTTASQTEKGPKDAAMRPVGGNETERGRMGDIAKLPNKEERYVERIGTTPKRFDHEIDMSGYDVMLMEPPRPPPPPPPPPPPPPPPPPPALAEKVILKPIVPNEVTAGPSAKTPKPSTFARSFTIAALQQYTNSFSQENLLGGGMLGSVYRAELPDGKLLAVKKLEKRVASQQKDDEFIELVENIDRIQHVNVVRLMGYCAEHGQKLLIYEYCSNGSLQDALHSDDEFKKLLSWNTRIRMALGAARALEYMHEACQPPVIHRNFQSANVLLDDDLDVRVSDCGLAPLIASGSVSQLSGQLQSIYGYGAPEFESGIYTSQSDVYSFGVFMLELLTGRKSHDRTRSRGEQFLVRWAIPQLHDIEALSRMVDPSLNGEYPAKALSRFADIISRCVQSEPEFRPPMSEVVQDLLDIIRRERPSNESIGD
- the LOC105794898 gene encoding protein STRUBBELIG-RECEPTOR FAMILY 3 isoform X1 codes for the protein MSSKRSGMEWKNLNIFLGFLLIYAARISFGLTNPSDVAAINSLYAALGSPLLPGWIASGGDPCAEAWQGVQCNGSDIMSIVLNGANLGGQLGDNLGMFASIKAIDLSNNQIGGNIPSNLPVTMQNFFLSANQFSGSIPDSLSSLTMLTDMSLNNNNLSGEIPDAFQSLSGLINLDLSNNKLSGSLPPSMENLSSLTTLRLQANQLSGTLDVLQDLPLRDLNIENNLFNGPIPEKMLSIPSFKNDGNPFNSTVAPLPGPTSPLAPPHAPPHSVVPASGQTPTSDQTPGKHADGPSASEGSNSSQKKNFLTTKRVVWISIASVLLFIILALALLLFMPKCSRGREEAGGIFKRHQVGAYRGNRENIVGDAPLTTTASQTEKGPKDAAMRPVGGNETERGRMGDIAKLPNKEERYVERIGTTPKRFDHEIDMSGYDVMLMEPPRPPPPPPPPPPPPPPPPPPALAEKVILKPIVPNEVTAGPSAKTPKPSTFARSFTIAALQQYTNSFSQENLLGGGMLGSVYRAELPDGKLLAVKKLEKRVASQQKDDEFIELVENIDRIQHVNVVRLMGYCAEHGQKLLIYEYCSNGSLQDALHSDDEFKKLLSWNTRIRMALGAARALEYMHEACQPPVIHRNFQSANVLLDDDLDVRVSDCGLAPLIASGSVSQLSGQLQSIYGYGAPEFESGIYTSQSDVYSFGVFMLELLTGRKSHDRTRSRGEQFLVRWAIPQLHDIEALSRMVDPSLNGEYPAKALSRFADIISRCVQSEPEFRPPMSEVVQDLLDIIRRERPSNESIGD
- the LOC105794899 gene encoding pentatricopeptide repeat-containing protein At1g03540, yielding MKLFFVKRHCCSLASFNPNNSVKHPSDKYFQILHFCRSAQLVPAIHLLNTLHVPTLTSSSNKRFLYASLLQTCTNVQAFPLGVQFHAHVIKSGLDTDRFVGNSLLALYFKLGPDFRETRRVFDGLFVKDVISWTSMVSGYIKAGKPECSLEMFSEMLGLGVEPNAFTLSAIIKVCSVLGKLRLGWCLHGVITKRGFDSNSVILCGLIDFYGRIWQLKEACQLFDELPEPDAICWTSIISSLTRNDLYKEALHFFYLMQRNHGLIPDGFTFGTVLTACGNLGRLRQGKQVHAKVITCGLCGNVVVESSLLDMYGKCGLIDESQRIFDRMSKRNSVSWSALLGVYCQNKDYESVIRIFREMDVSDLYCFGTILRACAGLAAVRLGKEVHCQYVRRGGWRDVIVESALVDLYAKCGCIDFAHRIFVQMSNRNLITWNSMIYGFAQNGRGGESLSIFYEMIKEGIKPDYISFIGVLFACSHSGLVHQGRKYFNLMTREYGIKPGIEHYNCMVNLLGRAGLLEEAENLIESAEFRDDSSLWAVLLGACTTSTSSSNAERIAKKMIELEPNHHMNYVLLANVYRAIGRWNDALKVRQLMEDRGVKKIRGTSWVETTGNMSSYIDVVDTDISCR
- the LOC105794900 gene encoding uncharacterized protein LOC105794900, producing MVCFCFLVDQTKKVSKSKPAAGFCSRCGGGASVADMKTCTRFCYVPFYWKSWKAIICTFCGAILRSYR